Proteins from one Coregonus clupeaformis isolate EN_2021a chromosome 25, ASM2061545v1, whole genome shotgun sequence genomic window:
- the si:dkey-87k14.1 gene encoding leucine-rich repeat transmembrane protein FLRT2, translating into MELHPSRVWNKDWASFLRPWIPILLGLHMQFSRASGSSCPEECRCDRTFVYCNERSLTSVPLGIGEGYKTLYFHNNQINNAGFPLELHHVASVETVYLYGNQLDEFPINLPKNMRVLHLQENNIQTISRAALAQLLWLEELHLDDNSISTVGVEEGAFREAVSLKMLFLTKNHLSSVPIGLPEDLKELRLDENRIAVITEEAFRNVTRLERLLLDGNLLTDEGVTPGTFQDLVTLRELSLARNSLTYPPPLLPGNVLVKLNFQDNQMNEIPVTAFAGLRKLERLDISNNQLQSLTQGVFDGLVSLRQLTVRNNLWLCDCSINWVILWLKSLPASLNVRGFMCQKPETVRGMVIRELNTELIQCPRSTTAAPLPTHLPPTSPGLTTRFPPSSTGYPSDTESLSPPSRLPSSPTHHPPLLPSSPPRDGEQRTNLPPLDPERETLQIKFTILNGSAIHVSWVASFPVTAYKVTWAKMGPSLSGDTVRERMVGGEHRGIRLVNLKPKSTYRICVIPLDAFNNYRPKDDTVCSEAVTKPVSYGQGNNTGPPGPEQATQQDPSSPFLLAGLIGGAVIVVLVFLLSIFCWYMHKKGRSSSAKWKYNKGRRKDDYCEAGTKKDNSILEMTETSFQIASLNNEQLLKGDYRIQPIYTPNGGIGFRDCPLGSNSTVYCKNNVQAEADFCCT; encoded by the coding sequence ATGGAGCTACATCCATCGCGTGTGTGGAATAAGGACTGGGCCTCTTTCCTCAGGCCGTGGATACCCATACTGCTGGGCCTGCACATGCAGTTCTCCCGGGCGTCTGGCTCAAGCTGCCCAGAGGAGTGCCGCTGTGACAGGACCTTTGTTTACTGCAACGAGAGGAGCCTGACCTCGGTGCCTCTAGGGATCGGAGAGGGCTACAAGACCCTCTATTTCCACAACAACCAGATCAACAATGCCGGCTTCCCCTTGGAGCTTCACCACGTCGCCTCCGTGGAGACTGTCTATCTCTATGGTAACCAGCTGGATGAGTTTCCCATAAACCTGCCCAAGAACATGCGGGTACTGCACCTGCAGGAGAACAACATCCAGACCATCTCCAGGGCTGCGCTGGCTCAGCTGTTGTGGCTGGAGGAGCTCCACCTGGACGACAACTCCATCTCCACAGTTGGGGTGGAAGAGGGGGCGTTCAGGGAGGCCGTCAGCCTCAAGATGCTCTTCCTTACCAAGAACCACCTGAGCAGTGTCCCTATTGGTCTCCCGGAGGACCTCAAAGAGTTGCGATTGGACGAGAACCGTATTGCAGTGATCACTGAGGAGGCGTTCAGGAATGTGACGAGGTTAGAGCGCCTCCTGCTGGACGGGAACCTGCTGACGGACGAGGGCGTGACCCCTGGAACCTTCCAGGACCTGGTGACACTCCGGGAGCTGTCACTGGCGCGGAACTCCCTCACCTACCCGCCCCCGCTTCTCCCAGGGAATGTTCTGGTGAAGCTGAACTTTCAGGATAATCAGATGAATGAGATCCCTGTGACGGCCTTCGCGGGGCTGAGAAAGCTGGAGAGGCTGGATATTTCCAACAACCAGCTGCAGTCCCTGACACAAGGGGTCTTTGATGGCCTCGTCAGTCTCAGACAGCTCACTGTTCGGAACAACCTTTGGCTGTGTGACTGCAGCATTAACTGGGTCATACTGTGGTTAAAGTCTCTGCCAGCCTCCCTCAACGTGCGCGGCTTCATGTGCCAGAAGCCCGAAACTGTCCGGGGCATGGTAATCAGAGAGCTGAACACCGAGCTGATCCAGTGCCCTCGCAGCACCACGGCTGCCCCGTTGCCCACCCACTTGCCCCCCACCTCGCCAGGcctcaccacccgcttccctccatcctccacagGATACCCCTCAGACAcggagtctctctctcccccatccaggctcccctcctcacccacacatcacccccctctcctcccctcctcccctcccagaGATGGGGAACAGAGGACTAACTTGCCGCCCCTGGACCCTGAGCGGGAGACCCTGCAGATAAAGTTTACCATACTCAATGGTTCAGCCATCCACGTCAGCTGGGTGGCCTCCTTCCCTGTCACAGCCTACAAGGTCACATGGGCCAAGATGGGTCCCAGCCTGTCGGGAGACACAGTTAGGGAGAGGATGGTGGGAGGGGAGCACCGGGGCATACGGTTGGTCAACCTCAAGCCGAAGTCCACCTACCGGATCTGTGTCATCCCCTTAGACGCGTTCAATAATTACCGGCCCAAGGATGATACAGTGTGTTCAGAGGCTGTGACTAAGCCGGTCTCCTATGGCCAAGGTAATAATACAGGGCCACCGGGGCCGGAGCAGGCCACCCAGCAGGACCCCAGCTCTCCCTTCCTTCTGGCTGGCCTTATTGGAGGGGCCGTGATCGTAGTCCTGGTGTTTCTCCTTAGCATATTCTGCTGGTACATGCACAAGAAGGGCCGGTCGTCCTCGGCCAAGTGGAAATACAATAAGGGCAGGAGAAAAGACGACTACTGCGAGGCAGGAACCAAAAAGGATAACTCTATACTGGAAATGACTGAGACCAGCTTCCAGATAGCGTCCCTAAACAACGAGCAGCTCCTCAAGGGAGACTACCGCATACAGCCCATTTATACCCCTAATGGGGGCATTGGCTTCAGAGACTGCCCTCTGGGGAGCAATAGCACAGTATACTGCAAGAACAATGTTCAAGCAGAAGCAGACTTTTGCTGTACATGA